The Minwuia thermotolerans genomic interval ACTGGAGGCGGAGCATCCGGACCTCGTGACCCCGGACAGCCCGACGCAGAGCGTGGGCGCGGCGCCGGCCTCCGGCTTCGGCAAGGTGACGCACGCCCGGCCCATGCTCTCGCTGGGCAACGCCTTTTCCGAAGAGGACGTCGCCGACTTCATCCAGCGCGTGCGCCGGTTTCTCAACCTCGACGCCGAAACGGAAATCGCGCTCAACGCCGAGCCCAAGATCGACGGGCTGTCGGCCTCGCTCCGCTACGAGAAGAGGCGGCTGGTCACCGGCGCAACGCGCGGCGACGGCTATGAGGGCGAGGACGTCACCGCCAATATCCGCACCGTGGGCGACATTCCGAACGAGTTGCCGAACGGCGCGCCGGATGTCTTCGAGGTGCGCGGCGAGGTCTACATGTCGAAGACGGCCTTCGCCGAGCTGAACCGCGCCCAGGCTGAGGCGGGGCGGCAGATCTACGCCAATCCGCGCAATGCGGCGGCCGGCTCGCTCCGCCAGATCGACGCTTCGGTCACGGCGAACCGGAAACTCGCCTTCTTCGCCTATTCCTGGGGGGAGGTCTCGGCCCTGCCCGCCGACACCCAGTCCGGCGTGCTGGCGGCGCTCGAAGGCTGGGGCTTCACCATCAATCCGCTGACGCGCATCTGCCACGGCATCGACGAGATCATGGCGCTCTACCGGGAGATCGAGGCCGGGCGCGGGGAACTCGACTACGACATCGACGGCGTCGTCTACAAGGTCGACCGCCTCGACTGGCAGGACCGGCTCGGCTATGTCAGCCGCAGCCCGCGATTCGCCATCGCCCACAAGTTTCCGGCCGAAAAGGCCATGACGGTGCTGAAGGGCATCGACATCCAGGTTGGCCGAACGGGCGCGCTGACGCCGGTGGCGCGGCTGGAGCCGGTGACCGTCGGCGGTGTCGTGGTCTCCAACGCGACGCTCCACAACGAGGACGAGATCGCCCGCAAGGACGTCCGTATCGGCGACACGGTGATCCTGCAGCGCGCCGGGGACGTGATCCCGCAGATCCTGGGCGTGGTCGAGGACAAGCGGCCCGGGGACGCGAAGCCCTACGAGTTTCCCGAGACCTGCCCGGCCTGCGGCAGCCACGCCGCCCGCGACGTGCGCGCCGACGGCCAGCTCGACGTGGTGCGCCGCTGCACCGGCGGACTGATCTGCCCCGCCCAGGCGGTGGAGCGGCTCAAGCACTTCGTCTCCCGCAACGCCTTCGACATCGAAGGTCTGGGCACGCGGCAGATCGAGATGTTCTTTCAGGAAGGCGTGATCCGAGCCCCTGCGGACATCTTCACCTTGCCCGGGCGCAACGGGGAATTGAAGCTGGAGGAACGCGAGGGCTTCGGCGCGACATCGGTGCGGAACCTGTTCGCCGCCATCGAGGAACGCCGCGAGATCGGCCTGGACCGTTTCCTGTTCGCCCTCGGCATCCGCCATGTGGGCCAGCAGACCGCGCGCGTGCTGGCGACCAACTATCTCAGGCTCGACGACCTTCTGGCGGCTGCAAGGGCGGCGGCGGAAGGACCGGAGTCGGAGGCCTATCAGGAACTGGTCGCCATCGACGGCATCGGCGCGACTGTCGCCGACGCGCTGGCCGAGTTCGCCGCCGAACCGCACAACCGCGAGGTTCTCGACGCGCTGCTGGCGGAAGTGCGGGTCACGGATTTCGAAGCGCCGAAGCGCGACACGGCGGTCGCCGGCAAGACCGTGGTGTTCACCGGTACGCTGGAAACCATGACCCGGGACGAGGCCAAGGCCCGTGCGGAATCGTTGGGGGCAAAGGTTTCCGGCTCGGTCTCGAAGAAGACCGACTACGTCGTCGCCGGCCCCGGGGCCGGCTCCAAGGCGAAGAAGGCCGCCGAACTGGGCATCACGACCCTGACCGAGCAGGAATGGCTGGAACTTATAGGCTAAAGCGTTCCGGTGTTTGATTGAATCGCCGCCGCCGCTTGGGTGTCATGCCCGCCCCCGTGCGGGCATCCGGCCAGGATCATCGACTTGCGGCGCAGCCGCTCCGAACCCCCGCACAGAGGCGGGGGTGACTCGCCGAGTGAGTGGCGGTTCCGCAATTTGGTGAATCGATCTGTCCCGTTGACCGTTTAGTCGCTCCGGCGCAGCCGCACCCGGCATGGCGGAACCGCGAGGCCGGCGACGCCGATGCCGGTGACATAGATGCTGCCGCAGTTCTCGTGCGGGCCCTCGCGTGAGCCGGTCACCACATAAAGATCGCGGAGATCGTTACCGCCGAAGGCCACGCTGGTGACCATCGGCAGCGGAACCCGGAGGCTTTCCCGCAGCGACCCGTCCGGCTCCAGCACGGCGACGCGGCCGCCGAAGGCGACGGCGACAACGACGGCGCCGTCCTCGGCGACGCACAGCCCGTCCGGATGACCGTCCTCGAACTCGGCGAATACCGACCACTCGCCGACCCGGCCGTCGTCGACAT includes:
- the ligA gene encoding NAD-dependent DNA ligase LigA — translated: MSDKAPIEAREEHAGLVKQIREHDRRYYQEDAPTVTDAEYDRLRARLEELEAEHPDLVTPDSPTQSVGAAPASGFGKVTHARPMLSLGNAFSEEDVADFIQRVRRFLNLDAETEIALNAEPKIDGLSASLRYEKRRLVTGATRGDGYEGEDVTANIRTVGDIPNELPNGAPDVFEVRGEVYMSKTAFAELNRAQAEAGRQIYANPRNAAAGSLRQIDASVTANRKLAFFAYSWGEVSALPADTQSGVLAALEGWGFTINPLTRICHGIDEIMALYREIEAGRGELDYDIDGVVYKVDRLDWQDRLGYVSRSPRFAIAHKFPAEKAMTVLKGIDIQVGRTGALTPVARLEPVTVGGVVVSNATLHNEDEIARKDVRIGDTVILQRAGDVIPQILGVVEDKRPGDAKPYEFPETCPACGSHAARDVRADGQLDVVRRCTGGLICPAQAVERLKHFVSRNAFDIEGLGTRQIEMFFQEGVIRAPADIFTLPGRNGELKLEEREGFGATSVRNLFAAIEERREIGLDRFLFALGIRHVGQQTARVLATNYLRLDDLLAAARAAAEGPESEAYQELVAIDGIGATVADALAEFAAEPHNREVLDALLAEVRVTDFEAPKRDTAVAGKTVVFTGTLETMTRDEAKARAESLGAKVSGSVSKKTDYVVAGPGAGSKAKKAAELGITTLTEQEWLELIG